One part of the Anaeromyxobacter sp. Fw109-5 genome encodes these proteins:
- a CDS encoding MXAN_2562 family outer membrane beta-barrel protein, with amino-acid sequence MNAKVLLALALAAAALPAGAQVSSARWGSFELGAGKYTPDVDSEFATSPGPYEQTLGGSGWVFRVGASKALLSNELGAIELGLRTGYFSKSGKGLQANPDGSGGTVRSGDDTRLSIVPTSATVTLRFDWLAERYRFVPFSFYGRAALERYNWWVTDGNGDWSEKGATNGWSVTAGAALLLDAFDPSLARELDNDTGVNHTYLFFDVTHAVVDDFGSSKSWDLSTDGVSLQGGLMLVF; translated from the coding sequence GTGAACGCGAAGGTCCTCCTCGCGCTCGCCCTCGCGGCGGCCGCGCTCCCCGCCGGCGCGCAGGTCTCCTCCGCACGCTGGGGCTCGTTCGAGCTGGGCGCGGGCAAGTACACGCCGGACGTCGACTCCGAGTTCGCGACCAGCCCCGGGCCGTACGAGCAGACCCTGGGCGGCAGCGGCTGGGTGTTCCGGGTGGGCGCCTCGAAGGCGCTCCTCTCGAACGAGCTCGGCGCGATCGAGCTCGGCCTGCGCACCGGATACTTCTCGAAGAGCGGGAAGGGGCTGCAGGCGAACCCGGACGGCTCCGGAGGCACGGTCCGCTCCGGTGACGACACCCGGCTGTCCATCGTGCCGACGAGCGCGACGGTCACCCTCCGCTTCGACTGGCTCGCCGAGCGCTACCGCTTCGTGCCGTTCTCCTTCTACGGGCGCGCGGCGCTCGAGCGATACAACTGGTGGGTCACCGACGGCAACGGCGACTGGTCCGAGAAGGGCGCGACGAACGGCTGGTCCGTCACCGCCGGCGCGGCGCTGCTCCTCGACGCCTTCGACCCGTCGCTCGCGCGCGAGCTCGACAACGACACCGGCGTGAACCACACCTACCTGTTCTTCGACGTGACGCACGCGGTGGTGGACGACTTCGGCTCCAGCAAGAGCTGGGACCTCTCCACCGACGGCGTCTCGCTGCAGGGCGGGCTGATGCTGGTGTTTTGA
- a CDS encoding TIGR01777 family oxidoreductase, producing the protein MHVFVTGATGLIGRAVCGELLGAGHEVTAISRSAGAARRLPGGARVVKGDPTEPGAWEETLAACDACVNLAGEPIVEGRWTAAKKRRIRESRVRATARIAAVVRAGGPRVVVSGSAVGYYGSRGDELLDERSAPGEGFLAEVCRAWEEAAAPAAARARVVLLRTGIVLSPAGGALPRLVRPFRLFAGGPLGRGDFWMPWIHLADEVGLVRFALEDARVDGPLAASAPEPVRNRDLARAIGKVLGRPSLLPVPELAVRLAVGEAAAEVLASQRVVPRKALELGYRFRFPALEAALRDLLR; encoded by the coding sequence ATGCACGTCTTCGTCACCGGCGCGACCGGGCTCATCGGCCGCGCGGTCTGCGGCGAGCTGCTCGGCGCGGGTCACGAGGTGACCGCGATCTCTCGGAGCGCGGGGGCAGCCCGGAGGCTGCCGGGCGGGGCGCGCGTGGTGAAGGGCGACCCGACCGAGCCGGGCGCGTGGGAGGAGACCCTCGCGGCGTGCGACGCGTGCGTGAACCTCGCGGGCGAGCCGATCGTCGAGGGGCGCTGGACGGCGGCGAAGAAGCGCCGCATCCGTGAGAGCCGCGTCCGCGCGACGGCGCGCATCGCCGCAGTCGTCCGCGCCGGCGGGCCGCGCGTGGTCGTCTCGGGCAGCGCCGTGGGCTACTACGGGTCGCGCGGCGACGAGCTCCTCGACGAGCGCTCGGCGCCGGGAGAGGGCTTCCTCGCCGAGGTGTGCCGGGCGTGGGAGGAGGCCGCCGCGCCCGCCGCCGCCCGGGCCCGGGTGGTGCTGCTGCGCACCGGGATCGTCCTCTCGCCGGCGGGCGGCGCGCTGCCGAGGCTGGTCCGGCCGTTCCGGCTCTTCGCGGGCGGGCCGCTGGGCAGGGGCGACTTCTGGATGCCCTGGATCCACCTCGCCGACGAGGTGGGGCTCGTGCGCTTCGCGCTCGAGGACGCGCGGGTGGACGGGCCGCTCGCGGCGAGCGCGCCGGAGCCGGTGCGCAACCGGGACCTGGCGCGCGCGATCGGGAAGGTGCTCGGCCGCCCGAGCCTGCTCCCGGTGCCGGAGCTGGCCGTGCGGCTCGCCGTCGGCGAGGCCGCCGCGGAGGTGCTCGCGAGCCAGCGGGTGGTGCCCCGCAAGGCCCTCGAGCTCGGGTACCGCTTCCGCTTCCCCGCGCTCGAGGCGGCGCTCAGGGATCTGTTGAGGTGA
- a CDS encoding aspartate-semialdehyde dehydrogenase has protein sequence MSKLPMTLALVGATGEVGRAALDALDQLDLSVKALRPYASPRSAGETVEFQGDDLRVAALSQDAFRGCDVALFCVPAEVAREWAPRAWAEGCAVVDVSPAFRADPDVPLALAELNPEALARFRARGIVATPGPTATAVALALAPFRAAGVERVVVSTYEPASGAGRAGVAELEREARDLLGLTEPDPAARFPHRLAFNLIPQVGTFGEHGATDEEAGVVRDARRVLGVPGLRLTATAVRVPVFYGQAAAVNVTTREKLGASEARELLRGAPGVKVVDAPGEGIYPMPMLAANEDAVLVGRVREDPSQDRGLDLFLVVENTRKGAATNALQLARRLAEEHL, from the coding sequence GTGTCCAAGCTCCCCATGACCCTCGCCCTCGTCGGCGCCACGGGCGAGGTCGGGCGCGCCGCGCTCGACGCGCTCGACCAGCTCGACCTGTCCGTGAAGGCGCTCCGCCCGTACGCGTCGCCGCGCTCCGCGGGCGAGACCGTCGAGTTCCAGGGCGACGACCTGCGCGTCGCCGCCCTCTCCCAGGACGCCTTCCGCGGCTGCGACGTCGCCCTCTTCTGCGTGCCCGCAGAGGTCGCGCGGGAATGGGCGCCGCGCGCGTGGGCGGAGGGCTGCGCGGTCGTCGACGTCTCTCCCGCGTTCCGCGCGGACCCCGACGTCCCTCTCGCCCTCGCCGAGCTGAACCCCGAGGCGCTCGCCCGGTTCCGGGCGCGCGGGATCGTCGCCACGCCGGGCCCCACCGCGACCGCCGTCGCGCTCGCGCTCGCGCCCTTCCGGGCGGCCGGCGTCGAGCGGGTGGTGGTGTCCACCTACGAGCCCGCCTCCGGCGCGGGCCGGGCCGGCGTCGCCGAGCTCGAGCGCGAGGCGCGCGACCTGCTCGGCCTCACGGAGCCCGATCCCGCCGCGCGCTTCCCGCACCGGCTCGCGTTCAACCTCATCCCGCAGGTGGGAACCTTCGGGGAGCACGGGGCGACCGACGAGGAGGCCGGCGTCGTCCGCGACGCGCGGCGGGTCCTCGGCGTGCCCGGGCTGCGCCTCACCGCCACCGCCGTGCGCGTCCCCGTCTTCTACGGTCAGGCCGCGGCCGTGAACGTCACCACGCGCGAGAAGCTCGGCGCGAGCGAGGCGCGGGAGCTGCTCCGCGGTGCGCCGGGCGTGAAGGTGGTGGACGCGCCGGGGGAGGGCATCTACCCGATGCCGATGCTCGCCGCGAACGAGGACGCGGTGCTGGTCGGGCGCGTGCGCGAGGACCCCTCGCAGGATCGCGGCCTCGACCTGTTCCTCGTGGTGGAGAACACGCGCAAGGGCGCCGCCACGAACGCGCTGCAGCTCGCGCGGCGGCTCGCGGAGGAGCACCTCTAG
- a CDS encoding site-2 protease family protein, translating to MEAAVFRPALRNVLPTLVAGAGGGALLGAVVGAPFLLSLLFGAVAAALAVGVRQLSGVRVVASAGGLAVKGGAVPVEARWEELRLGFGRSPRADGSWQRYAIVADGRGRSFAFADFAGAQACEAVRGLDGTDVEVMDLKDTALLLAVVVQRAPAWHVLPPALLAPPVIEATVDPAEPGARSAPPRPRMGLLGLAGKLAGTVAKAAKTANFGWAAASAATYGILFSWKFAIALLVQLFVHEYGHVHAMRKTGMNVRGMYFVPFLGAIAVTDDAFTSRRQQAYVALNGPLWGSIFALVPVGLWFWTRDPLFAAVAAWWAVINLFNLLPIAPLDGGRVMQAFAFSFSSSLGVALTILGLGAAVGVGTVLGYELVWIIALLGALELVAEAQSRAGGRALRLLPERARFGPAHFRYLRAVAGPPLGSPSEVLFARDLQRMEQAARAEPLRPLEVAAWGLGYAALAGGLLALVHFMSHVPGANVAAQILS from the coding sequence ATGGAAGCCGCCGTCTTTCGCCCCGCGCTTCGCAACGTCCTCCCCACGCTGGTCGCCGGCGCTGGCGGCGGCGCGCTCCTCGGGGCCGTCGTGGGCGCGCCGTTCCTGCTCTCGCTCCTGTTCGGCGCGGTCGCGGCCGCGCTGGCGGTGGGGGTCCGGCAGCTCTCGGGAGTGCGCGTCGTGGCGAGCGCCGGCGGGCTCGCCGTGAAGGGCGGGGCGGTCCCCGTCGAGGCGCGCTGGGAAGAGCTCCGGCTCGGCTTCGGGAGGAGCCCGCGCGCGGACGGCTCGTGGCAGCGGTACGCCATCGTGGCCGACGGGCGTGGCCGCTCCTTCGCGTTCGCGGACTTCGCCGGGGCGCAGGCGTGCGAGGCGGTGCGCGGGCTCGACGGGACGGACGTCGAGGTGATGGACCTGAAGGACACCGCCCTCCTCCTCGCCGTGGTGGTGCAGCGCGCGCCGGCGTGGCACGTGCTGCCGCCCGCGCTGCTGGCGCCGCCGGTGATCGAGGCGACCGTCGACCCCGCCGAGCCGGGTGCGCGGAGCGCGCCGCCGCGCCCGCGCATGGGGCTCCTGGGACTGGCGGGCAAGCTCGCGGGCACCGTCGCGAAGGCGGCGAAGACCGCGAACTTCGGCTGGGCCGCCGCGTCGGCGGCGACGTACGGCATCCTCTTCTCCTGGAAGTTCGCGATCGCGCTCCTCGTCCAGCTCTTCGTCCACGAGTACGGTCACGTCCACGCCATGCGGAAGACCGGGATGAACGTGCGCGGCATGTATTTCGTCCCGTTCCTCGGGGCGATCGCGGTCACGGACGACGCGTTCACCTCGCGCCGCCAGCAGGCCTACGTGGCGCTGAACGGGCCGCTGTGGGGATCGATCTTCGCGCTCGTGCCGGTTGGTCTCTGGTTCTGGACCCGCGATCCGCTGTTCGCCGCCGTCGCCGCGTGGTGGGCGGTCATCAACCTCTTCAACCTGCTGCCCATCGCGCCGCTCGACGGCGGCCGCGTCATGCAGGCCTTCGCCTTCTCCTTCTCGTCGAGCCTGGGCGTCGCGCTCACCATCCTCGGCCTGGGCGCGGCGGTGGGCGTGGGGACGGTGCTCGGCTACGAGCTCGTGTGGATCATCGCGCTCCTCGGGGCGCTGGAGCTCGTCGCCGAGGCGCAGTCGCGCGCGGGCGGCCGGGCGCTGCGGCTCCTCCCCGAGCGCGCGCGCTTCGGCCCCGCCCACTTCCGCTACCTCCGCGCGGTGGCCGGACCGCCGCTCGGCTCGCCGTCCGAGGTGCTCTTCGCGCGCGACCTCCAGCGGATGGAGCAGGCCGCGCGCGCGGAGCCGCTCCGGCCGCTCGAGGTCGCGGCGTGGGGGCTCGGCTACGCCGCGCTGGCCGGCGGGCTGCTCGCGCTCGTGCACTTCATGTCGCACGTGCCCGGCGCGAACGTGGCGGCACAGATCCTGTCGTAG
- the tsaB gene encoding tRNA (adenosine(37)-N6)-threonylcarbamoyltransferase complex dimerization subunit type 1 TsaB encodes MLVAALDTATLSLSCALVELGPGGAARVRAERTEHAPARPAPGATGGHGGRLPGALVELLEAEGVRLADVDAYAIGIGPGSFTGLRIGLATWKGLAYASRRPIAGASSLAAMALAAAPDAREGELLVPLLDAKKGEVYAGFYRAARGALEAVLPEAALAPEALLDRLAALPGAVAFGEGYAAYAARLEGKLGRLATSIAAPRAAAVAALAAPRLQGAAFDAQALFALEPHYVRPSEAELKFPKGFGPGASKT; translated from the coding sequence ATGCTCGTCGCCGCCCTCGACACCGCCACGCTCTCGCTGTCGTGTGCGCTCGTCGAGCTCGGTCCCGGCGGCGCGGCGCGCGTCCGGGCGGAGCGCACGGAGCACGCGCCGGCGCGGCCGGCGCCGGGCGCCACCGGCGGGCACGGCGGCCGGCTCCCGGGCGCGCTGGTCGAGCTCCTCGAGGCCGAAGGGGTCCGGCTCGCGGACGTGGACGCGTACGCGATCGGGATCGGGCCGGGCTCGTTCACGGGGCTCCGCATCGGCCTCGCCACGTGGAAGGGGCTCGCCTACGCGAGCCGCAGGCCCATCGCCGGGGCGTCGAGCCTCGCGGCCATGGCGCTCGCCGCGGCGCCGGACGCGCGCGAGGGCGAGCTGCTCGTGCCGCTCCTCGACGCCAAGAAGGGCGAGGTGTACGCGGGCTTCTACCGCGCTGCGCGCGGCGCGCTCGAGGCCGTGCTGCCGGAGGCGGCGCTCGCGCCGGAGGCGCTCCTCGATCGGCTGGCGGCGCTTCCAGGCGCGGTCGCCTTCGGCGAGGGGTACGCCGCGTACGCCGCCCGGCTGGAGGGGAAGCTCGGCCGCCTCGCCACGTCCATCGCCGCGCCGCGCGCGGCCGCGGTGGCGGCCCTGGCCGCGCCGAGGCTGCAGGGCGCCGCCTTCGACGCGCAGGCCCTCTTCGCCCTCGAGCCCCACTACGTCCGCCCGAGCGAGGCGGAGCTGAAGTTTCCGAAGGGTTTCGGGCCGGGCGCGAGCAAGACCTGA
- a CDS encoding excisionase family DNA-binding protein, with amino-acid sequence MNRYYTTFEAARLLGVSLPTVVNWIKARRIKAHRTPGGHRRIAREDLAAFMIRHGMPLPADLDDAAHARRKALVIAEGGPAREGTVRQLAAAGYAVEQASPGFAAGAAVVRFAPDVLVIHATAEDGGEVLRALRADRDLAGTPIVALGHPDWIPQLQEAGCAVAIARPPADGVLEAAVASALGAGSGGGAGGGGSPTSRRRRGPRRPSTD; translated from the coding sequence ATGAACCGCTACTACACGACGTTCGAGGCCGCCCGCCTCCTCGGCGTCTCGCTCCCCACGGTGGTCAACTGGATCAAGGCGCGCCGCATCAAGGCGCACCGCACGCCAGGTGGACACCGGCGGATCGCGCGCGAGGATCTGGCGGCGTTCATGATCCGGCACGGCATGCCGCTGCCGGCGGACCTCGACGACGCGGCGCACGCCCGCCGCAAGGCGCTCGTCATCGCCGAGGGAGGCCCCGCGCGCGAGGGGACCGTCCGCCAGCTCGCGGCGGCCGGGTACGCCGTCGAGCAGGCGTCGCCCGGGTTCGCGGCGGGCGCCGCCGTGGTGCGCTTCGCCCCCGACGTCCTCGTCATCCACGCGACGGCCGAGGACGGGGGCGAGGTGCTGCGGGCGCTGCGGGCGGATCGCGACCTCGCCGGCACCCCGATCGTCGCGCTCGGGCACCCGGACTGGATCCCGCAGCTACAGGAGGCGGGCTGCGCCGTCGCGATCGCCCGGCCACCCGCGGACGGGGTGCTCGAGGCGGCGGTCGCGAGCGCCCTGGGCGCGGGGTCCGGGGGCGGCGCCGGTGGCGGAGGATCGCCCACCTCGCGTCGCAGGCGCGGGCCGCGGCGCCCGTCCACGGATTGA
- a CDS encoding carbon-nitrogen hydrolase family protein, which produces MAPSAYLMGAVQMTSSADRARNLEVAVRLLEEAADLGARLVALPENFSYMGPEEGRIAGAEPLDGPTLGVLRELARRRGIFIVAGSISEKVDDPRRTANTSALIADDGQIVAAYRKIHLFDVNIPDGARYAESEGVVPGDKVVIAPTPLGRLGLTICYDLRFPELYRKLASLGAEVITIPAAFTLFTGKDHWEVLVRARAIENLAYVIAPAQVGRHSANRQTFGNAMIVDPWGVVLARCPDGEGVCVAPFRRDRLERSRLELPALKHRKL; this is translated from the coding sequence ATGGCGCCGTCCGCTTACCTCATGGGCGCGGTCCAGATGACCTCCTCCGCCGACCGGGCGCGGAACCTGGAGGTCGCCGTCCGGCTGCTCGAAGAAGCGGCGGACCTGGGCGCGCGGCTCGTGGCACTCCCGGAGAACTTCTCCTACATGGGCCCCGAAGAGGGGCGCATCGCCGGAGCGGAGCCGCTCGACGGCCCCACGCTGGGGGTGCTGCGCGAGCTGGCGAGGCGGCGCGGCATCTTCATCGTGGCCGGCTCGATCTCGGAGAAGGTGGATGATCCGCGGCGCACGGCGAACACCTCCGCGCTCATCGCGGACGACGGGCAGATCGTCGCCGCCTACCGCAAGATCCACCTGTTCGACGTGAACATCCCCGACGGCGCCCGCTACGCGGAGTCGGAGGGCGTCGTGCCGGGCGACAAGGTCGTCATCGCGCCGACGCCGCTCGGGCGGCTCGGCCTCACCATCTGCTACGACCTGCGGTTCCCGGAGCTGTACCGGAAGCTCGCGAGCCTCGGCGCCGAGGTGATCACCATCCCCGCCGCGTTCACGCTCTTCACCGGGAAGGATCACTGGGAGGTGCTCGTGCGCGCCCGCGCCATCGAGAACCTCGCCTACGTGATCGCGCCGGCGCAGGTCGGGCGACACTCGGCGAACCGGCAGACGTTCGGGAACGCCATGATCGTCGATCCGTGGGGCGTGGTGCTGGCGCGCTGCCCCGACGGCGAGGGCGTGTGCGTGGCGCCCTTCCGGCGCGACCGGCTCGAGCGCTCGCGCCTGGAGCTGCCGGCGCTGAAGCACAGGAAGCTGTAG
- a CDS encoding fibronectin type III domain-containing protein yields the protein MHRALLLLALFVPALAGAQTNGTGTISFVPDANIGQTECDPANGETVNVRWTATGTSLGAGTYKVYASTRAPKADTTDGVKLCDTGNIPADGVFAGKIGGDIGSTSSTGTQNADLLTSDFVRATAAADAASCPADATRTIYVCVHFFPTGQSSATASATGQLELDLRGPAKPVNVVVTPGEEGLRVDWDEGTATGGQADTVYYRIQAQSTDPRDTRLHDQGNFTGESGRIDGLLEGVTYQVTVIAFSAADNGTPSDPVPGTPVPVSDFFEHYDESGGREQGGCASGPAGALGLLGAALALALQRRRQ from the coding sequence ATGCACCGCGCCCTCCTCCTCCTGGCCCTCTTCGTCCCCGCGCTCGCCGGCGCCCAGACGAACGGGACGGGCACGATCTCGTTCGTCCCCGACGCGAACATCGGCCAGACCGAATGCGACCCCGCCAACGGCGAGACCGTCAACGTCCGCTGGACGGCGACCGGCACGAGCCTCGGCGCCGGGACGTACAAGGTCTACGCCTCCACGCGGGCACCGAAGGCCGACACGACCGACGGGGTGAAGCTCTGCGACACGGGCAACATCCCGGCGGACGGGGTGTTCGCCGGCAAGATCGGCGGCGACATCGGGTCCACCTCGAGCACGGGCACCCAGAACGCCGACCTCCTCACCTCCGACTTCGTCCGAGCGACGGCTGCGGCCGACGCGGCGAGCTGCCCGGCCGACGCGACGCGCACCATCTACGTCTGCGTGCATTTCTTCCCGACCGGCCAGAGCTCCGCCACCGCCTCGGCGACGGGGCAGCTCGAGCTCGACCTGAGGGGCCCCGCGAAGCCGGTCAACGTGGTGGTCACGCCGGGCGAGGAAGGGCTGCGGGTCGACTGGGACGAGGGGACCGCGACCGGCGGGCAGGCCGACACCGTCTACTACCGGATCCAGGCGCAGTCGACGGATCCGCGCGATACGCGGCTTCACGACCAGGGCAACTTCACGGGCGAGAGCGGGCGCATCGACGGGCTCCTGGAGGGCGTGACGTACCAGGTGACCGTCATCGCCTTCTCCGCGGCGGACAACGGCACGCCCTCCGATCCGGTCCCCGGCACCCCGGTGCCGGTGTCGGACTTCTTCGAGCACTACGACGAGAGCGGAGGGAGGGAGCAGGGCGGCTGCGCGAGCGGGCCCGCCGGAGCGCTCGGGCTCCTCGGGGCGGCGCTCGCCCTCGCGCTGCAGCGGAGGCGCCAGTGA